One Alligator mississippiensis isolate rAllMis1 chromosome 1, rAllMis1, whole genome shotgun sequence genomic window carries:
- the TLR5 gene encoding toll-like receptor 5 → MILHQQLILLIGTSLLAREIFASTSCFSKHQISMYYFCNLTEIPLVPSDTVKFLLSFNNIKQVNANSFPLLEQLLLLEIGLQFTHSVTIGKAAFENLPNLQVLDLGANRHLYLDPDAFVSLSNLTVLRLFGNALGDYILQDNYFQDLISLEDLDLSSNRITSLRPHPLFYNLKSLKRVNLKYNWIQILCEGNLDSFQGKTSLIFSLNSNHLYYSSSVDWAKCGNPLRNINLDTLDVGSNGWHVDIVRNFSTAVEGTSITFLKLDHHIMGMGFGFVNIKDPDNSTFAGLARSGLRLLDISQGFIFSLNPGVFQKLTDLEWLNLYNNKINQIQKGAFFGLGKLNFLNLSYNLLGELYDFTFGGLRNVAIIDLQKNHIGAIRENSFKDLLRLKMVNLRDNAIKMIPSLPTLTTAYLGENKLVSVRYRIAAMYLDLEKNRLENLGDLYILSQIPDIQYIFLKQNRFSYCVKPDNVTANSQLIYLDLGENMIKLVWDRNLCLDVFWALSKLQVLHLNNNYLTTLPQDIFRGLASLNRLNLASNLLSYLSPGVFPESLKNLNISGNQLLSPDPGVFMTLSILDITHNRYFCDCTLSNLLLWLNTTNTTLAGSQDDIYCVHPPAFAGVPLSLLLFDGCNEDEILKPLQFAVFIFTSVVLVMFITAVIVFIHLRGTCFVWYKTITRILVDDLRQAPDASAYIYDAYLCYSRKDFEWVQNSLLKHLDSQYSDKNRFTLCFEERDFLPGEDHISNIRDAIWNSRKTICIVTRQFLKDGWCVEALNFAQSRYFCDLKDVLIVVVVGSLSQYQLMKYKPVRVFMQRSQYMRWPEDHQDIGWFLNNLSHQILTEKKVKKKSNVMELQSILTIS, encoded by the coding sequence ATGATATTACATCAGCAGTTAATACTTCTCATAGGAACATCATTGTTAGCAAGAGAAATCTTTGCATCAACGAGCTGCTTTTCAAAACACCAAATTTCCATGTATTATTTCTGCAACCTCACAGAGATTCCACTTGTCCCCAGTGACACTGTTAAATTTCTGCTAAGTTTCAATAACATCAAGCAAGTGAATGCAAACTCCTTCCCTCTTCTAGAGCAGTTACTGCTTTTAGAAATAGGATTACAGTTTACCCATAGTGTTACAATAGGGAAAGCAGCTTTTGAGAACCTGCCAAACCTTCAAGTTTTAGATTTAGGAGCCAATAGGCATCTTTATCTGGATCCTGATGCTTTTGTGAGTTTATCAAATTTAACTGTTCTCCGGCTCTTTGGCAATGCTCTTGGGGATTACATTCTGCAAGACAACTATTTTCAAGATTTGATTTCTTTAGAAGATTTGGATCTTTCTTCAAACAGGATCACGAGCCTTCGTCCTCATCCCTTGTTTTACAATCTAAAATCCTTGAAAAGGGTGAACCTGAAATACAACTGGATACAGATCTTGTGTGAAGGAAACCTTGATAGCTTCCAAGGAAAAACCTCTTTAATATTTAGTCTCAATTCTAATCATTTATATTACTCAAGTTCAGTGGACTGGGCCAAATGTGGAAATCCTTTAAGAAATATTAACCTGGACACACTGGATGTTGGTAGCAATGGCTGGCATGTAGATATAGTGCGAAACTTCAGCACAGCTGTAGAGGGAACGTCAATTACTTTTCTGAAACTCGACCACCACATAATGGGTATGGGATTTGGGTTTGTGAATATCAAAGATCCAGACAACTCCACATTTGCAGGGCTAGCAAGAAGTGGCCTTCGTTTGCTTGATATTTCACAgggttttattttctctctcaacCCTGGTGTTTTTCAAAAACTCACTGATTTGGAATGGCTGAACCTTTACAACAACAAGATAAATCAGATCCAAAAGGGAGCATTTTTTGGCCTGGGAAAGCTAAACTTTCTCAATCTATCATATAACCTTCTGGGGGAGCTGTATGATTTCACTTTTGGGGGGCTTCGTAATGTAGCCATTATCGATTTGCAAAAAAATCATATTGGGGCGATTAGGGAGAATTCATTCAAGGACCTACTAAGATTAAAGATGGTGAATCTCCGTGATAATGCTATTAAAATGATTCCTTCTCTCCCAACCCTGACCACTGCTTATTTAGGAGAAAATAAGTTAGTATCTGTAAGATACCGAATAGCTGCCATGTACCTTGACTTGGAAAAAAACAGGTTGGAAAACTTGGGTGACTTGTACATTCTTTCCCAAATTCCAGATATTCAGtatatctttttaaaacaaaatcgtTTCTCATACTGTGTAAAACCTGATAATGTTACGGCAAACAGCCAGTTAATCTACTTGGATCTTGGAGAAAATATGATAAAGCTTGTGTGGGACAGAAATTTATGTCTGGATGTGTTCTGGGCACTTTCCAAACTTCAGGTCCTTCACCTGAACAACAACTACCTTACTACCCTTCCACAGGATATATTTAGGGGCCTAGCATCACTAAACAGACTCAACCTAGCCTCCAACCTGTTGTCTTACCTCTCTCCTGGTGTTTTTCCTGAGAGCCTGAAGAACCTTAACATATCTGGAAACCAACTTCTTTCTCCTGACCCTGGTGTCTTCATGACTTTGAGCATCCTGGATATAACACACAACAGGTACTTCTGTGATTGCACTTTAAGCAACCTGCTGTTGTGGTTAAATACAACCAATACGACTTTAGCTGGTTCACAGGATGACATATACTGTGTACACCCACCTGCTTTTGCAGGGGTTCCACTCTCTTTATTGTTATTTGATGGTTGTAATGAAGATGAAATCCTGAAGCCTCTACAGTTTGCAGTGTTCATCTTCACCTCAGTTGTTCTGGTAATGTTCATAACAGCTGTCATCGTTTTTATTCACCTTCGGGGGACTTGTTTTGTCTGGTATAAGACAATTACGAGAATTTTGGTAGATGACCTTCGTCAAGCACCAGATGCAAGTGCATATATATATGATGCCTATCTATGCTACAGCAGAAAAGACTTTGAATGGGTTCAGAATTCTTTACTAAAGCACCTGGATTCTCAGTATTCTGACAAAAACAGATTCACTTTGTGCTTTGAAGAAAGAGATTTTCTGCCAGGTGAAGATCATATTAGTAATATCCGTGACGCTATTTGGAACAGCAGAAAGACGATCTGCATTGTGACAAGGCAGTTTCTCAAGGATGGGTGGTGCGTAGAAGCCTTAAATTTTGCCCAAAGCAGATACTTCTGTGATCTGAAAGATGTCCTCATTGTGGTGGTGGTTGGGTCACTTTCTCAGTATCAGTTGATGAAATACAAACCAGTTAGAGTCTTCATGCAAAGGAGTCAATACATGCGATGGCCTGAGGACCATCAGGATATAGGCTGGTTTTTAAATAACCTGTCTCACCAAattcttacagaaaaaaaagtgaaaaagaaatcTAATGTTATGGAACTGCAATCTATTTTGACAATCTCATAG